DNA from Corallococcus soli:
CTTCGGGGGGCCGGGGCATGACCACCACGAGGATCCGGTGCGCGGACGCTGAGGGAGGCAATCCCTCTCACCGCCTTGAGAGGGATTGGAGCCGGTCCAGGATGCGCCCTTCGCGCAGGGTGCCGTCCGGGTCCCGGGTGAGGGGCAGGCCCACCGCGGTGACGTCCCCGGGCCTCATGCGCGTGAGCCACCCCAGCCAGGCGCAGACCGTGGCATCCAATTGGTCGTGCGTGCACGGAGCCCCGTCCACGAAGCGCAGGCCTTCGGTTTCGAGCAGGGCCTGACGCCGGGCGCGTCCCTCCGGCGTGGCTTTTCCCCCCAACTTCTCCACAGCCAGCGTGCGCCACGTCGCGCCGGGGAAGGCCTCGAACAGGCGCGCCCGCGAAGGCTCCGGCACGTCCAGGTCCAGCAGGGGTGCCCGGCTCCGCAGCGCGGCGAACAGCAGCACGCTTCCGCGCACGAAGCCCGCGAAGGGCGATCCGGGCAGGGGCAGCACGTCCGGGGTCCGCCCGGGCGCTCGCAGCCGCCGCTCCGCGTCCCGCACCCGGGCGCCGGGGTTCGCCAGCGCCTGCGGCCCGTCCACCACCACCACGTCCCCTGGCCCCACGGGGAAGGCCTCCCACAGGGCGTTCCGGTCCAATCCGTGGCGCGCGTCCGCGCGGGGCCAGACGCGCTGGGAGAAGCGCACGTGGCCCTTCGCATCCAGCACGGCCTCGTCCACGGGGCGGGGCACCCGGGCGAACGGGTCGGTCAAATCCCAACCGACGAAGCGGGTCGTCATCCCGTGCCTTCCTGCGGCGAGGTCGCTCGCCCGGCGTT
Protein-coding regions in this window:
- a CDS encoding DUF429 domain-containing protein, whose translation is MTTRFVGWDLTDPFARVPRPVDEAVLDAKGHVRFSQRVWPRADARHGLDRNALWEAFPVGPGDVVVVDGPQALANPGARVRDAERRLRAPGRTPDVLPLPGSPFAGFVRGSVLLFAALRSRAPLLDLDVPEPSRARLFEAFPGATWRTLAVEKLGGKATPEGRARRQALLETEGLRFVDGAPCTHDQLDATVCAWLGWLTRMRPGDVTAVGLPLTRDPDGTLREGRILDRLQSLSRR